The DNA region TTTCGCAGGCTTTCATCTAGGTCTTGAACTGCATAGTTCTTGCAGAGCAGGAAGCCCGGTCCAAAATCATTGGAGGTAGATTCTTCCctctctctatttttttttgtccaattttcatttggtttgtttttcccATTTTTGGACCTCGTGTTAAAAATAATGTAAGTTCGTTTCCCCCGCTGAGTAATGAGTTTATTTCACTGAACGAAAGCTTTTAAAATGCGTTAAAGAAATGTAGATCAAGTTTGCGCCATGTCAACCAAAATCAGATATTACCAGTTTTCAGCTATTTCACTTCACATCATATGATAAGACGAGAACAATTACAGGCTGTAACTAGGTAAGGAAAACTGAATGTCCTTGTTTCATCTTTACGATGTTTATTGGAAACAAAAAGCCTTTATACGGGCCCAAGTGGCGGGGCgggtgcttaactccggttttcttagcatgaagcggctaggagtccattgcagggttacccccagcacatttgctggtacccatttgtatgtttgtgttggtgttgatgggcgaagagaaaggaagcaaagagagttTAGGAGCATCGGTTTCACGATAGATGGATATACAGACGAAGAATTAAGAGCAAGGTATCGCTTTGGAAAGGAGTTGTGTGTGTTTGCTTATTAACTCGTCGGGCTTCTCAGCAACAGAATTAGGGGTCTCATCGGCAGAGGCCTCGCTCGACACCACCTCGAGGACAAGAGTTTCTGGACCTACGGACCAGCCAGTCTTATTAGATAACGAAGCACCACAATCTGTTGAAATGCAGTGTTTTGAACTGTACTTGACTGCCTTTCTAAAAGGCAGCCATATTTAATTGATTAGAGTTGGCCGAAGATTGTATTTGAAGCCGAGAAGAGAAGAGTGGGCCGAGGCAGACTTTTCGgcgccatttgtttttttgtttacatgggagtacatgtaaaagaaaataagaaagaaacaaaagtctaaagtccgttaattttcactttgcttgtgtttgttagcgaagtatacattttatgcaaggtatggacattgagaggtattacaataatgtttccatttataaacttaccTGTTTCAAACCCCTGTAACCCAGTAAATGACGGTGTGTCactgaacatgtttattatttttaaactggcttCTGATGGGTTCGGGGGAGCAGGGTCACCACCTGTcgtcttctgttcacttttaaaggaactgaattctctttttgcgtGACTCTGGAGGGTTTTCCACTTGTCTCGTACTTCCTGCGTTGATCTTGCTGTCACACCTACGGCGTTTACCGCCTCCGAGATTTCTtcccaaatcttgtttttttttgcatttgttatactgttggtaaatttactttgaagaatgtccatattttcttcaaatttttccgttaaaacggaaatttcagcgggtgaaaagtttgctttccgcACTTTCTTCGCTGGAGAAgccatattgacaaaaataaatttccggcaattttatgacgtaaactggcacaaaataaattataattaattaatataattcattttatgcttAATCGCGGATTAGTAAATCGACCGAGTAAtctccctttgaacaaccgttttttaacCAACGATTAACTAACCCacgattaagaaatttaatcgccgattaggcctaatcggtgattagtttaatcgcggttttgaacaaccgggccctgggtgaagagaagcactgtgagagtaaagtctCTTGCCTAAAAACACAAtacaatgaccccggccagggctcgaacccggaccaccCGATCCGGAGTCGAgtgcactaaccatgaggccaccgcgTCTCCTCGATTGTTGGAAATAAgttacgtgaaaaaaaaatgcttaaacgACAAGTGAAAAGCTGTGGTTTATGTTCTGTAAATTCGTTCACCTGTTTGCCACAGGATGGATATTCGCAATCTATCATATTTATAGTGCTAGTTCCCTGGGCCAATACCACACACAGCTTTGAGCATCATTTggttattttcaatttgaagacCTTACTTTCACCTCGGTACGTTTCAGTGAGTACAAATGTCCTCTGATAGAATTCCAAGAGACACCATCTGCATACGAATCATTGAATGATCCTCCATGATATAAGCCGTCGAGGTTAGAACGACGACAAAGCTTTAACCACCAAGCACCTTTGAACCAAAGCGAACAGTTCCTACCGCTCAAGTTGTTGTCCACATCTTTTGTCGTGAAAGACTTATTGCTAAAATAAATCATCCAAACGATAATGCAATCAATCAGTCTGTCAATCAATCAGAAAATCAATCAGGCAACAAGGCAACCACTCAGTTAATTAATCCGTCAATTAAACAAGCAATAAAtctgtcaatcagtcagtcaatttaTCAGTCAATCCAAAATTTGGTTAGCCAATCTCTCAATCATTAAGTGTAATATTGTTCAATTAATCATCCCATCTATGAAACAATTAGTCAATCATTATAATTCTTCATACGCATAGGGTTGCGGTCAGTCAATAATCGAGGGCAAACACCGAATCTAGATAATAACCCTTTGTGATTATCTGAAGAGTGCCTAAATATGCTCTATTAAGGTGATTCTAACAATTTACTACCTTTAATAAAAAAACCATCCAAGCTCACTCATCATACTTCTACTCTGTTTGACCACATTTACACAAATTCTAATACGAGTGTGGGTGCCTGTATTGCGCTGGTTGATGTCTCTGACTTTCTACCAGTGTTTTGTATGCTTGATCGACATATATCAAGGTATAAGAGAACATTCTATTTTCGTGATTATAGTAACTTTGATGTGGACCAATATATTAGAGATGTAGATGCGGTCGATTGGATCAATGTTAGTAATGAATCTAATAATATTCACGAGGAAACTGCTAATTGTATAAGTATACTCAAGCAAATTGCAGACAAGCATGCACCTTTAAAGAAAGCCTCTCAAAGTAAAAGGAGACAATTGGCTAAACCGTGGCTTACTAAAGGTGTATTGACTTCAGTTAAATTTAAGCAGAAATTATACAAATCACACTTTCTTAGTAGAGATCCTGATAAGGTAAAAGAATATAAGCTTTAtgtaaaaaaacagaaatagaaaaattgaatttgcaACAGCGAAACATATACGGTAGCCCATGCTATCTTTGCACAATTTTTACACTATATAAATTTAGGGATCACGAATGAAAAATCTCGGCGATCCTTCTGTTGAACCATAAGCAAATTATCTCTCATTCAAAACAAATGGTGATATTTTCGCATTACTTACATTTGAAATAAGCGCAAACAGGTTAGGTTAAATTCAGTTCTTGCCAACGGCTCGGCAGGTGGCAACATGGACGCTCATAGGTAAACCACTTTTGGTTGGGTTGTGATTGCTTTCAGgatttactttaaaatttgaattatcgacgtaagaaaagaaaaattgatatttgcGCTGCATGTTAGGCGTATAACGACTGGTTGGGATGTAAGAGGTCACAAGCACTTGGAGGCTATTACGTCGTACTGAACTttacaaaaaattgttcaactttaaaaactgctttttttgttgttgacaTACATAATAAAATTCTAGAGTAGTCTTTTATTCTTCTGAAAATTTTGAGTGATAATATATGAAGCTTTCGAAGCTAATTACATAGAACTTCGATTAAAAATATGATTATCGTGGACtactttatttgttttactgtGAATGCCTTGCCTTTCCGTATAATGTTATGTGGTCTTTTTAAGAATTGTTGCATGAGGCGTCACTGAAGTGAACACACGTGGGACACCTTCTACCATTAGTATAGATTTATCACTTGTTAGAGGCAATTCGTTTTATAGAACGACAATTAGTCAAGAATGGTGTCTTCTTAAAGTACCGTGCGTAGTTCTAATTGACCCTTTTGTGATTTTGTCCTCTGATACAATTAGTATATCTTTTTTCTGTAGTGCGCTAACGTTCTAGAAAGTTTAGTAAAGTAATTGATTTCACAAGAGGATTTTAGTAGCAAGATTATGATAACGTATGTAAACTATGGGCTGTACTTAAACACTAGTTCATCGGCATGGATTTTGATAACATTgtagaagaaaatttaatttaatggTGTCATCATATAAACGTATTTACTTGCTGAGGTAGGTTTGGTGCAAGTTTTAGGTCAAATTGTTTCCTTGTCGTTCACTCCAGCATAAACA from Pocillopora verrucosa isolate sample1 chromosome 1, ASM3666991v2, whole genome shotgun sequence includes:
- the LOC136278017 gene encoding nuclear apoptosis-inducing factor 1-like; this translates as MASPAKKVRKANFSPAEISVLTEKFEENMDILQSKFTNSITNAKKNKIWEEISEAVNAVGVTARSTQEVRDKWKTLQSHAKREFSSFKSEQKTTGGDPAPPNPSEASLKIINMFSDTPSFTGLQGFETDCGASLSNKTGWSVGPETLVLEVVSSEASADETPNSVAEKPDELISKHTQLLSKAIPCS